A window from Theropithecus gelada isolate Dixy chromosome 1, Tgel_1.0, whole genome shotgun sequence encodes these proteins:
- the SLFNL1 gene encoding schlafen-like protein 1 isoform X1, giving the protein MNPMKRSVQTQVSEPFTESWGEESLPELPTEQSLTEYSDLEEAPSAHTLYVGHLNPQFSVPVLACLLRDTLERLEMPVAREHIEVVRRPRKAYALVQVTVRRDTLASLPWRLQTALEEHLILKELAARGKELLLSEAQGPFSHREEREEEEEDSGLSPGPSPGSGVPLPAWPTHTLPDRPQAWQLQSCQGRPSGVCSDSAIVHHEIVGKDQLFQGAFLGSETRNMEFKRGSGEYLSLAFKHHVRRYVCAFLNSEGGSLLVGVEDSGLVRGIRCSHRDEDRARLLVDSILQGFKPQVFPDAYTLTFVPVISTSETSVPLKVIRLTVHTPKAQSQPQLYQTDQGEVFLRRDGSIQGPLSASAIQEWCRQRWLVELGKLEERVKVLTMEKEQLQQQLQQHGPMSCTCCVL; this is encoded by the exons ATGAACCCCATGAAGAGATCGGTGCAAACACAGGTGTCAGAGCCCTTCACGGAGTCCTGGGGTGAGGAGTCCCTGCCGGAGCTCCCCACAGAGCAGTCCCTGACCGAGTACTCTGACCTCGAGGAGGCTCCCTCGGCGCACACTCTCTATGTGGGCCATCTGAACCCCCAGTTCTCAGTGCCGGTGCTCGCCTGCCTGCTGCGAGACACCCTGGAGCGGCTGGAGATGCCGGTGGCGCGGGAGCACATCGAGGTGGTGAGGCGGCCGCGGAAGGCCTATGCACTGGTGCAGGTGACTGTCCGCAGGGACACCCTCGCCTCCCTCCCCTGGCGCCTGCAGACGGCCCTGGAGGAGCACCTAATCCTCAAGGAGCTGGCAGCCCGTGGGAAGGAGCTGCTATTGAGTGAGGCCCAAGGGCCCTTCAGCCACAGAGAG GAAAGG gaggaggaggaggaggacagtgGCCTGAGCCCCGGCCCCAGCCCAGGCTCTGGCGTCCCGCTGCCCGCCTGGCCTACACACACGCTGCCTGATAGGCCCCAGGCCTGGCAGCTGCAGAGCTGCCAGGGCCGGCCCAGTGGCGTGTGCTCCGACAGTGCCATTGTGCACCACGAGATCGTGGGCAAGGACCAGCTCTTCCAGGGTGCCTTCCTGGGCAGCGAGACCCGCAACATGGAGTTCAAGCGGGGCAGCGGCGAGTACCTGAGCCTGGCCTTCAAGCACCACGTGCGGCGCTATGTGTGCGCCTTCCTCAACAGCGAGGGCGGCAGCCTGCTCGTGGGAGTGGAGGACAGCGGCCTGGTGCGGGGCATCCGCTGCAGCCACCGTGACGAGGACCGTGCACGCCTGCTGGTGGACTCCATCCTGCAGGGCTTCAAGCCTCAGGTCTTTCCCGATGCCTACACTCTGACCTTCGTCCCTGTGATCAGCACCTCGGAGACCAGTGTCCCCCTCAAG GTGATCCGCCTCACCGTGCACACCCCCAAGGCCCAGAGCCAGCCGCAACTCTACCAGACAGACCAGGGGGAGGTGTTTCTGCGGCGCGACGGGAGCATCCAGGGCCCGTTGTCCGCCAGCGCCATCCAGGAGTGGTGCAGGCAG